A window from Trinickia violacea encodes these proteins:
- a CDS encoding response regulator transcription factor, whose product MTQVLLVDDDAELTAMLVQYLAHEGFAAEVAHDGEDGVARALSGRFAIVVLDVMMPRLSGIDALRRIRATSRVPVLMLTARGDDIDRISGLNLGADDYVPKPCTPGELVARLRAILRRASGTGAAGAGGPVQAGPLVLWTSSRSATWQGTPLELTGTEFSLVEILARHAGRLVSKEEISQQAFGRPLARFDRRIDVHISSIRQKLGQRPDGQPWIVSVRGMGYQLLTD is encoded by the coding sequence ATGACGCAGGTGCTGCTCGTCGACGACGACGCCGAACTGACCGCGATGCTGGTGCAATACCTTGCCCACGAAGGCTTTGCCGCCGAGGTCGCGCACGATGGGGAAGACGGCGTGGCCCGCGCGCTGTCGGGGCGCTTTGCGATTGTCGTGCTCGACGTGATGATGCCGCGCCTGTCGGGCATCGACGCGCTGCGCCGCATTCGCGCAACGAGCCGCGTGCCGGTGCTGATGCTGACGGCGCGCGGCGACGACATCGACCGCATCTCCGGCCTCAACCTCGGCGCCGACGACTATGTTCCGAAGCCTTGCACACCGGGCGAACTGGTCGCGCGGCTGCGGGCCATTCTGCGCCGCGCGTCCGGCACGGGAGCGGCGGGCGCCGGCGGACCGGTCCAGGCGGGACCGCTGGTGCTTTGGACGTCCAGCCGCAGCGCCACTTGGCAAGGCACGCCGCTCGAATTGACCGGCACGGAGTTCAGCCTCGTCGAAATTCTGGCGAGGCACGCCGGGCGGCTCGTCAGCAAGGAAGAGATCTCGCAGCAGGCGTTCGGCCGGCCGCTCGCGCGCTTCGACCGTCGAATCGACGTGCACATCAGCAGCATCCGGCAGAAGCTCGGCCAACGCCCCGACGGGCAGCCGTGGATCGTCAGCGTGCGCGGCATGGGCTATCAGCTCCTCACCGATTGA
- a CDS encoding efflux RND transporter periplasmic adaptor subunit has protein sequence MKLSRPKAALAAFFIIVAGIAAWRLMPGSGASAGTQTPPAALTVSVVEPQYRQWPDTIEANGSTAAWQEAVIGAETGSLRITEVLADVGSEVKRGQLLARLADATATADLQKQEASVAQARANLEQAESDLKRSRQAADSGALSAQKLDEYRITATVDRAVLASAEADLENKRIALSQTRIVAVDDGIVSSRSALLGNVVSTGTELFRLIRQGRIEWQAEVDAQQLARIHADQSASVTLPNGKVVDGKVRLVSPTLSTNTGRAIVYVALNGHDAQPGMFASGDIELGNVQVLTLPEAALVPRDGRTDVYVLNRDGATVERRTVVAGRHRDGRCEIVSGITADMRVVASGGGFLSDGSRVKVVEQKALASLAAANSAAQGGAL, from the coding sequence GTGAAGCTGAGTCGTCCAAAGGCCGCCTTGGCAGCCTTCTTCATCATCGTTGCCGGAATCGCCGCCTGGCGGCTGATGCCCGGTTCCGGAGCCAGCGCCGGGACGCAGACGCCGCCCGCCGCACTGACCGTCAGCGTGGTCGAGCCGCAGTACCGCCAATGGCCCGACACCATCGAGGCCAACGGCAGCACGGCTGCCTGGCAGGAGGCGGTGATCGGCGCCGAGACCGGCAGCCTGCGCATCACCGAAGTGCTGGCCGACGTCGGCAGCGAGGTCAAGCGCGGCCAGCTGCTCGCTCGGCTCGCCGACGCCACGGCGACCGCGGACCTGCAAAAGCAGGAAGCCTCGGTCGCGCAAGCCCGCGCCAACCTGGAGCAGGCCGAGTCCGACCTGAAGCGATCGAGACAGGCCGCCGACAGCGGGGCCCTGTCCGCGCAGAAGCTCGACGAGTACCGCATCACCGCGACTGTCGACCGCGCCGTGCTGGCCTCCGCCGAGGCGGACCTGGAGAACAAGCGCATCGCCTTGTCGCAGACGCGCATCGTCGCGGTCGACGACGGCATCGTCTCATCGCGCTCGGCCTTGCTCGGCAACGTGGTGAGCACGGGCACGGAGCTGTTCCGGCTGATCCGCCAGGGACGCATCGAATGGCAGGCCGAGGTCGATGCGCAGCAATTGGCGCGCATCCATGCAGATCAGTCCGCGAGCGTGACGCTGCCGAACGGTAAGGTGGTCGACGGCAAAGTGCGATTGGTGTCGCCGACGCTGTCGACCAACACCGGCCGCGCCATCGTCTACGTCGCGCTGAACGGACACGACGCCCAGCCCGGCATGTTCGCGAGCGGCGATATCGAACTGGGCAACGTCCAGGTGCTGACGCTGCCCGAAGCGGCGCTCGTGCCCCGCGACGGCCGCACCGACGTCTACGTGCTCAATCGCGATGGCGCGACGGTCGAACGGCGCACCGTGGTCGCCGGACGCCATCGCGACGGACGCTGCGAAATCGTCTCCGGGATCACGGCCGACATGCGCGTCGTGGCGAGCGGCGGCGGCTTTCTATCGGACGGCTCGCGCGTGAAGGTGGTGGAACAGAAGGCGCTCGCCTCGCTCGCCGCGGCAAACAGCGCGGCGCAAGGAGGCGCGCTATGA
- a CDS encoding paraquat-inducible protein A — MKTFPHLIVCRDCDTVYRRPRLAAGETARCETCEATLHGANRADIDGWLALTAAAAIVFAIANVCPLILIDLHGLHSEATLWQSVVALAHGASAPMALPAAMFIIVVPFLQIALLAWVLAYARAGRKAPGFAAAIRLLAALQPWSMVEVALLGVLVSIVKLSGYLSVAPGVGVWAVAALMVLITLIARRDVQQLWDLAERGGQA; from the coding sequence ATGAAAACCTTCCCACATCTCATCGTGTGCCGCGATTGCGACACGGTCTACCGGCGCCCTCGCCTCGCAGCCGGCGAAACGGCGCGCTGCGAAACCTGCGAGGCCACGCTGCATGGCGCGAACCGAGCGGACATCGACGGGTGGCTCGCGCTGACGGCGGCCGCGGCCATCGTCTTTGCGATCGCCAATGTCTGTCCGCTGATCCTGATCGATCTGCACGGCCTGCACAGCGAAGCGACGCTTTGGCAGTCCGTCGTGGCGCTGGCGCACGGCGCTTCGGCGCCCATGGCGTTGCCGGCGGCAATGTTCATCATCGTCGTGCCCTTCTTGCAGATCGCGCTTCTCGCATGGGTGCTCGCTTACGCGCGCGCCGGCCGCAAGGCCCCCGGGTTCGCCGCGGCGATCAGGCTGCTCGCCGCGTTGCAGCCGTGGAGCATGGTCGAGGTGGCGCTGCTCGGCGTCCTCGTGTCGATCGTCAAGCTCTCGGGCTATCTGAGCGTCGCGCCGGGCGTCGGGGTCTGGGCCGTTGCGGCGTTGATGGTCCTCATCACGCTGATCGCCCGTCGCGACGTCCAGCAACTGTGGGACCTGGCAGAGCGCGGCGGGCAAGCATGA
- a CDS encoding paraquat-inducible protein A produces the protein MLGCHACGLVSEASDGSHADARCPRCGAPLHRRRPGSIERAFAFLLAGIIFYIPANTMPVMYTVMLNRGSDSTILQGVLAFWAHGAYGIAFVIFVASVAVPCAKFLILGLLLFTARRGSPWARRERARLHRLVELVGYWSMLDVLVVALVAALVKFRTFAVVEPRPGILFFGGMVILTMLSAMQFDPRLTWDSKKT, from the coding sequence GTGCTCGGCTGCCACGCATGCGGTCTCGTCAGCGAGGCATCGGACGGCAGCCATGCCGATGCGCGATGCCCGCGCTGCGGCGCCCCGCTGCATCGCCGCCGGCCCGGCAGCATCGAGCGCGCCTTCGCGTTCCTGCTGGCCGGAATCATTTTCTACATCCCCGCCAACACCATGCCGGTGATGTACACCGTCATGCTGAACCGCGGCAGCGACAGCACCATCCTGCAAGGCGTCCTCGCGTTCTGGGCGCATGGCGCCTATGGGATCGCCTTCGTGATCTTCGTCGCGAGCGTGGCTGTGCCCTGCGCGAAGTTCCTGATCCTCGGCCTGCTGCTGTTCACGGCCCGGCGCGGCAGCCCCTGGGCGCGCCGCGAACGCGCGAGGCTCCATCGCCTCGTCGAGCTCGTCGGCTATTGGTCGATGCTCGACGTCCTCGTGGTGGCCCTCGTCGCCGCACTCGTCAAGTTCCGGACCTTCGCCGTCGTGGAGCCGCGCCCCGGCATTCTCTTTTTCGGCGGCATGGTGATCCTGACCATGCTCTCGGCCATGCAATTCGATCCTCGTCTGACCTGGGACAGCAAAAAGACATGA
- a CDS encoding intermembrane transport protein PqiB: MSDLPEPQPEPGLPAVIRRRRRVSPVWLVPMVAALIGLSLLLHAWLSAGPTISIAFQSATGLEAGKTQVKYKDVAIGTVTSIALSEDGSHVIAAVALNKSAQSVARADTRFWVVRPRIGLGGVSGIDTLLSGAYIGVDKGTSQRPGRVFTGLETPPTVINGMPGKSFAIHADDLGSLDIGSPVYFHRIQVGRVASYRLDAAGRGIDLEVFVDAPYDRFVTSGTRFWNASGVDVSLGADGLKLNTQSLATVIAGGVAFATPVGGGQQPAASQTRYELAKDEQAAMAPPDGPGQYIRLHFEQSLRGLTVGAPVEFSGLNIGRVVSLHLDYDAAKHRFPSVVDIVVYPSRLGKPPEQLPKYSGDAEQQAAQFIAGLVQHGLRAQARSGNLLTGQLYISLEFVPNAPAATFDIAARPLTLPTVSGGFEHMQDQIASIVAKVEKMPLDSIGRHLDTALADLDETLRQVNGQVMPAATQTLRQTNQTLGAVQGAFAADAPLQQNLQQSLQEVQRTATSLRTLIDLLGRHPDALLRGTPSDAPPISNANAASKGN; this comes from the coding sequence ATGAGCGACCTCCCCGAACCACAGCCCGAGCCGGGCTTGCCCGCGGTGATCCGGCGTCGGCGGCGCGTTTCTCCGGTCTGGCTGGTGCCGATGGTTGCCGCGCTGATCGGGCTGTCGCTGCTGCTCCACGCGTGGCTGTCGGCCGGGCCGACGATATCGATCGCCTTCCAGAGCGCGACAGGCCTCGAAGCGGGCAAAACGCAGGTGAAGTACAAGGACGTGGCGATCGGGACCGTGACCTCCATCGCCCTGAGCGAGGACGGCTCGCACGTGATCGCGGCCGTCGCGCTGAACAAGAGCGCGCAGAGCGTGGCGCGCGCCGATACGCGCTTCTGGGTCGTGCGCCCGCGCATCGGATTGGGCGGCGTGTCGGGCATCGACACACTGCTTTCCGGCGCCTACATCGGCGTGGACAAGGGCACGTCGCAGCGCCCGGGCCGGGTGTTCACGGGGCTGGAGACGCCACCAACGGTGATCAATGGAATGCCCGGCAAGAGCTTCGCGATCCACGCCGACGATCTCGGCTCCCTCGATATCGGCTCGCCGGTCTACTTTCACCGCATCCAGGTCGGCCGCGTCGCATCGTACCGGCTCGATGCCGCCGGTCGCGGCATCGACCTCGAGGTGTTCGTCGACGCGCCCTACGACCGCTTCGTCACGAGCGGCACGCGCTTCTGGAACGCGAGCGGCGTCGACGTGTCGCTCGGCGCCGACGGGCTGAAGCTCAACACCCAGTCGCTGGCCACCGTCATCGCGGGCGGCGTCGCGTTCGCCACACCAGTCGGCGGCGGTCAGCAACCCGCCGCCAGCCAGACCCGCTACGAGCTGGCAAAGGACGAGCAAGCCGCGATGGCCCCGCCGGATGGTCCCGGCCAGTACATAAGGTTGCACTTCGAACAGTCTCTGCGCGGTCTCACGGTAGGTGCGCCGGTGGAGTTCTCCGGACTGAACATCGGCCGAGTGGTGTCGCTGCATCTCGATTACGACGCGGCTAAACATCGTTTCCCGTCGGTCGTCGACATCGTGGTGTATCCGAGCCGCTTGGGGAAACCGCCTGAACAGTTACCGAAGTACAGCGGCGACGCCGAGCAACAGGCGGCCCAGTTTATAGCCGGCTTGGTCCAGCACGGCCTGCGTGCCCAGGCGCGCTCGGGGAACCTGCTCACGGGCCAGCTCTACATTTCGCTGGAATTCGTGCCCAATGCGCCGGCAGCCACTTTCGACATCGCTGCGCGCCCGCTGACGCTTCCCACCGTGAGCGGAGGCTTCGAACACATGCAGGACCAGATCGCCAGCATCGTCGCCAAGGTCGAGAAAATGCCGCTCGATTCCATTGGCCGCCACCTCGACACTGCATTGGCGGATCTGGACGAAACGCTGCGGCAGGTCAACGGACAGGTAATGCCCGCCGCAACGCAAACCCTCCGGCAAACCAACCAGACACTTGGGGCGGTACAGGGCGCATTCGCCGCCGACGCACCCTTGCAGCAAAACCTTCAGCAATCGCTCCAGGAGGTGCAGCGCACCGCCACTTCGCTGCGTACCCTCATTGACCTGCTCGGCCGTCATCCCGACGCCCTGCTGCGTGGCACGCCGAGTGATGCGCCTCCCATCTCGAACGCCAATGCGGCATCAAAGGGAAACTGA
- a CDS encoding efflux transporter outer membrane subunit: MEPQRKPPRRRRAWLAAAIASSCLALCACALQPPYQAPKVVEATGWQAELPHGGSVDNLVDWWRRFDDPAVAELIRTAETDSPTLAKAVARIDEARATLVSNSSGAWPSLTGSGSVTRAKSTASFGNEVMTSLATTRSGELDASWELDLFGKVRSSRESAQAQLQSRIDDWHGARVSLAAEVADDYVQYRACRQLVRAYEESAASYAQTEKATLAAVAAGMTPSSDGYLAQANTASANASATQQRVTCDELIKSLVELTGAGEPALRAIVDRPQAPELPRPAEFRVQSAPADLVRQRPDLASSERALAQAYASIGQARADRFPSLSLSGSIGLSATNLTTPMSTWSFGPSLSIPLFDAGKRKAAVDSAQASYDEQLAAYRSSVRTAVREVEVALTDLDGAARRSDDAQRAVEQYRRYDSAMETNWHTGFDTLLTREQARRSLTSAEITDIELQRDRVLSWISLYKALGGGWQSNDAATPVASATATLSTTPAAATTQGTTQ, from the coding sequence ATGGAACCCCAGCGGAAGCCACCTCGGCGCCGCCGCGCGTGGCTCGCCGCTGCGATCGCGAGCAGTTGCCTCGCGCTGTGCGCCTGCGCATTGCAGCCGCCTTACCAGGCGCCGAAGGTGGTCGAGGCCACCGGCTGGCAGGCCGAGCTGCCGCACGGCGGCAGCGTGGACAACCTCGTCGACTGGTGGCGCCGCTTCGACGACCCAGCGGTTGCCGAACTGATCCGCACGGCCGAGACCGACAGCCCGACGCTCGCGAAGGCCGTGGCCCGCATCGACGAGGCGCGCGCCACGCTCGTCTCCAACAGCTCGGGTGCGTGGCCGTCGCTGACCGGCAGCGGGTCGGTCACGCGGGCCAAGTCCACCGCGTCGTTCGGCAATGAAGTGATGACGAGCCTGGCGACCACGCGCAGCGGCGAGCTGGACGCCTCCTGGGAACTCGATTTGTTCGGCAAGGTGCGCTCGAGCCGTGAATCGGCGCAAGCGCAGCTGCAATCGCGCATCGACGACTGGCACGGCGCACGCGTCTCGCTCGCCGCCGAGGTGGCCGACGACTACGTGCAGTACCGCGCATGCCGCCAGCTCGTGCGCGCCTATGAGGAATCGGCGGCATCGTACGCGCAGACCGAAAAAGCCACGCTCGCGGCGGTCGCCGCCGGCATGACGCCCTCCTCCGACGGCTACCTCGCGCAAGCGAACACGGCCAGCGCCAACGCGTCGGCCACGCAGCAGCGCGTCACCTGCGACGAGCTGATCAAGTCGCTCGTCGAACTCACGGGCGCCGGCGAGCCGGCGCTGCGCGCCATCGTCGATCGGCCGCAGGCGCCCGAGCTGCCGAGGCCCGCGGAGTTCCGCGTGCAGTCCGCCCCTGCCGACCTCGTGCGCCAGCGGCCCGATCTGGCGTCGTCCGAGCGCGCACTGGCCCAAGCCTATGCCTCCATCGGGCAAGCCCGTGCCGATCGTTTCCCGAGCTTGTCGCTGTCCGGCTCGATCGGTCTCTCGGCCACCAACCTGACCACGCCGATGTCGACGTGGTCGTTCGGGCCGAGCCTGTCGATTCCGTTGTTCGACGCGGGCAAGCGCAAGGCCGCCGTCGATTCGGCGCAGGCCAGCTACGACGAGCAGCTGGCTGCCTATCGCAGCTCGGTGCGCACGGCAGTCAGGGAAGTCGAGGTGGCGCTCACCGACCTCGACGGCGCCGCGCGACGCAGCGACGACGCGCAGCGCGCCGTCGAGCAATACCGCCGCTACGACAGCGCGATGGAAACCAATTGGCACACCGGCTTCGACACGCTGCTGACGCGGGAGCAGGCGCGCCGCTCGCTGACCAGCGCCGAGATCACCGATATCGAGTTGCAGCGGGACCGCGTCCTCAGCTGGATCTCACTTTACAAGGCCCTGGGCGGCGGCTGGCAAAGCAACGACGCTGCGACGCCGGTCGCCAGCGCCACGGCCACCCTATCCACCACGCCCGCCGCCGCTACCACGCAAGGAACCACACAGTGA
- a CDS encoding PqiC family protein, with amino-acid sequence MNALFRLGPVALLLGLAACASEPVHYYTLLAPSARETSPQPPADFLIDVLPVGVPSHLDQAQWVVRQGTTGVTTLDRERWASPLGDEVRSALSAELTRRLGTQDIAGLPQPSGKPVLRIKLQIRRLDAWPGERVQLDANWSLGFAGDAADSRLLCHGHFDEPANGSYAELVKAQQHAIAALTARIDTDAREWARSNNVNCSPERGVEHEAQR; translated from the coding sequence ATGAATGCCCTTTTCCGCCTGGGCCCGGTTGCACTGTTGCTGGGTCTCGCTGCCTGCGCGTCCGAGCCGGTCCACTACTACACACTGCTTGCACCATCGGCACGGGAAACATCGCCGCAACCGCCCGCAGACTTTCTGATCGACGTCCTGCCGGTTGGCGTTCCGTCCCACCTGGATCAGGCTCAATGGGTGGTGCGGCAAGGCACGACCGGCGTGACCACGCTCGACCGCGAACGCTGGGCAAGCCCGCTCGGTGACGAAGTGCGCAGTGCCCTATCCGCCGAGCTGACCCGGCGGCTTGGAACGCAAGACATAGCGGGGCTGCCCCAGCCGTCCGGCAAGCCCGTTCTGAGGATCAAGCTTCAGATTCGCCGCCTCGACGCCTGGCCCGGAGAGCGAGTCCAACTGGACGCCAACTGGAGTCTGGGCTTCGCAGGAGACGCCGCAGATAGCCGGCTACTGTGCCACGGCCATTTCGATGAGCCTGCCAACGGCAGTTACGCCGAGCTAGTGAAAGCGCAACAGCACGCAATTGCAGCGCTGACTGCGCGGATCGATACCGATGCGCGCGAGTGGGCGCGTTCGAACAACGTGAACTGCTCTCCGGAGCGTGGCGTTGAGCATGAGGCGCAACGTTGA
- a CDS encoding efflux RND transporter permease subunit has translation MNVSSWSIRNPVPAVLCFILLTVFGLLGFHRLQVQDFPDMDLPSITISASLEGAAPSQLENEVARKIEDKLTSLSLLDHVTTTITDGAVSISVTFKLEKDPQAALSEVRNAVDSARADLPAEMAAPTVSKVDSAGSALVTYTAASTSMDEQDLSWFVDNDLSKALLSVKGVSKVERIGGIDREVLIDLNPATMAGLDLTAETVSVQLKAMQRDRSGGQGDIGGQRQSARTLIGVGTVQDVAALTIATGDGRRVRLDQIARVHDGAADRTSYAYLNGKPVIGVQITRSKGNSDVTVMHDLRRAVAAFAAAHPQVQLREASSTVTPIEDNYEGSMSMLIEGALLAIAVVWWFLRDGRATLVSAAALPLSIIPTFGFMYLAGYTLNTVTLLALSLVIGILVDDAIVEIENIERHLRMGKSPFQAAMEAADEIGLAVIATTFTLVAVFLPTAFMAGIPGLIFRQFGVTASVAVLISLLVARLLTPMMAAYLMKAASHVDHDGPLMKRYLGWVRACLGKRSRTMAVVGLFLLVSFAAIGALKTGFLPSQDKSQTQVKLEQAPGSTLEASRATALRADTLIGSLPEVKGVFASVGSAGGGSDPIGGSSSTSDVRSSTLIVDLVPRSARSLKQSQVEDAIRAQLRDLPGVRVSVNNGGNGEKLQITLAGSDTASLDASAAELEKQLRTLHGIGNVTSSAALQRPEVQFRIDPARAAALGVTAEAAADAVRIGTYGDYSTSLPKLNLPDRQVAIRARLDPALRQDLDAIGQLRVAGTHGSVTLASVGTLSIGSGPSQIDRMDRDRNITLSVELNGRTLGEVNQEAHRLPALRHLPASVREVQQGEVQHMGELFDSFGLAMAIGIFCVYAVLVVLFHDFLQPATILCALPLSIGGALFSLLVARMSFSMPALIGLLMLMGIVTKNSILLVEYAVVARHERGLGRMEALMDACHKRARPILMTTIAMGAGMLPNALGLGADPSFRQPMAIVVIGGLLASTLLSLIVIPVIFTYVDDLERWLRRRFRHATGVREAALAKDTAAP, from the coding sequence ATGAACGTCTCCTCCTGGTCGATCCGCAACCCCGTACCCGCGGTGCTCTGCTTCATCCTGCTGACCGTCTTCGGCCTCCTGGGCTTCCACCGGCTCCAGGTGCAGGATTTCCCGGACATGGACCTGCCGTCAATCACGATCTCCGCCTCGCTCGAAGGCGCGGCGCCGTCGCAATTGGAGAACGAGGTGGCCCGCAAGATCGAGGACAAGCTGACCTCGCTGTCGCTGCTCGATCACGTCACGACGACCATCACCGACGGCGCGGTCAGCATCAGCGTCACCTTCAAGCTCGAAAAAGACCCGCAGGCCGCGTTGAGCGAAGTGCGCAACGCCGTGGACAGCGCGCGCGCCGACCTGCCCGCCGAGATGGCAGCCCCGACCGTATCGAAAGTCGACTCGGCCGGCTCCGCGCTCGTCACCTACACGGCGGCTTCCACGTCGATGGACGAGCAGGACCTGTCCTGGTTCGTCGACAACGACCTCTCGAAGGCGCTGCTCTCGGTCAAGGGCGTCTCCAAGGTCGAGCGGATCGGCGGCATCGACCGCGAGGTGCTGATCGACCTGAACCCGGCGACGATGGCCGGTCTCGACTTGACCGCGGAAACGGTCTCGGTCCAGCTCAAGGCCATGCAGCGCGACCGCTCGGGCGGACAGGGCGACATCGGCGGCCAGCGGCAGTCGGCGCGCACGCTGATCGGCGTAGGCACCGTGCAGGACGTGGCGGCCTTGACGATCGCCACCGGCGACGGCCGGCGCGTGCGCCTCGACCAGATCGCGCGCGTCCATGACGGCGCCGCGGACCGCACGAGCTATGCCTATCTGAACGGCAAGCCCGTCATCGGCGTGCAGATCACGCGCTCGAAGGGCAATTCGGACGTGACCGTGATGCACGACCTGCGCCGCGCCGTGGCCGCGTTCGCCGCGGCGCATCCGCAGGTGCAGCTGAGGGAAGCGAGCAGCACCGTCACGCCCATCGAAGACAACTACGAAGGCTCGATGAGCATGCTGATCGAGGGCGCGCTGCTCGCCATCGCCGTGGTCTGGTGGTTCCTGCGCGACGGCCGGGCCACGCTGGTGTCGGCGGCGGCGCTGCCTTTGTCCATCATTCCGACCTTCGGCTTCATGTACCTCGCCGGGTACACGCTGAACACGGTGACGCTGCTGGCGCTGTCGCTCGTGATCGGCATTCTCGTCGACGACGCGATCGTCGAGATCGAGAACATCGAGCGCCATCTGCGCATGGGCAAGTCTCCGTTTCAGGCCGCGATGGAAGCCGCCGACGAAATCGGCCTCGCGGTGATCGCCACCACCTTCACGCTGGTGGCGGTGTTCCTGCCGACGGCATTCATGGCGGGCATTCCGGGGCTGATCTTCCGGCAGTTCGGGGTGACCGCGTCGGTGGCCGTGCTGATCTCGCTCTTGGTCGCGCGCCTGCTCACGCCGATGATGGCCGCTTACCTGATGAAGGCGGCCAGCCACGTCGATCACGACGGCCCGCTGATGAAGCGCTATCTGGGCTGGGTGCGGGCCTGCCTCGGCAAGCGGAGCCGCACCATGGCGGTAGTCGGCCTGTTCCTGCTGGTCTCCTTTGCGGCGATCGGCGCGCTGAAGACCGGCTTCCTGCCGTCGCAGGACAAGTCGCAGACCCAGGTCAAGCTCGAGCAGGCACCGGGCAGCACGCTCGAAGCGAGCCGCGCCACTGCCCTTCGCGCCGACACGCTGATCGGCAGCTTGCCCGAGGTGAAGGGCGTCTTCGCCTCGGTCGGAAGCGCCGGCGGCGGCAGCGATCCGATAGGCGGCAGCAGCAGCACCTCCGATGTGCGCAGCTCGACGCTGATCGTCGACCTGGTCCCGCGCAGCGCGCGCAGCTTGAAGCAATCGCAGGTGGAAGACGCGATTCGCGCGCAACTGCGCGACCTGCCCGGCGTGCGCGTATCGGTGAACAACGGCGGCAACGGCGAAAAGCTGCAAATCACGCTGGCCGGCAGCGATACGGCTTCGCTCGACGCCTCGGCGGCCGAACTGGAAAAGCAGTTGCGCACGCTGCACGGCATCGGCAACGTCACGTCGAGCGCGGCGCTGCAGCGCCCCGAAGTGCAGTTCCGGATCGACCCGGCGCGCGCCGCCGCCCTCGGCGTGACGGCCGAGGCCGCCGCCGACGCCGTGCGCATCGGCACCTACGGCGACTACTCGACATCGTTGCCCAAGCTCAATCTTCCCGATCGGCAGGTTGCCATTCGTGCCCGTCTCGATCCGGCGCTGCGTCAGGATCTCGATGCCATTGGCCAGCTGCGCGTCGCCGGCACGCACGGAAGCGTGACGCTGGCCTCGGTGGGCACGCTCTCGATCGGCAGCGGACCGTCGCAGATCGACCGGATGGATCGCGATCGCAACATCACGCTCTCGGTCGAGCTGAACGGACGCACGCTCGGCGAAGTCAACCAGGAAGCGCATCGGCTGCCGGCGCTCCGGCATCTGCCCGCCAGCGTGCGCGAGGTGCAGCAAGGCGAGGTGCAGCACATGGGCGAGCTGTTCGACAGCTTCGGCCTCGCCATGGCGATCGGCATCTTCTGCGTGTACGCGGTGCTCGTGGTCCTGTTCCACGATTTCCTGCAGCCGGCCACGATCCTCTGCGCGTTGCCGTTGTCGATCGGCGGGGCCCTGTTCTCGCTGCTGGTCGCCCGCATGAGCTTCTCGATGCCGGCGCTGATCGGCCTCTTGATGCTGATGGGCATCGTGACCAAGAATTCGATCCTGCTCGTCGAGTATGCCGTCGTCGCGCGGCACGAACGCGGCCTGGGCCGGATGGAGGCGTTGATGGACGCCTGCCACAAACGGGCTCGCCCGATCCTGATGACGACCATCGCCATGGGCGCCGGCATGCTGCCGAACGCGCTCGGCCTCGGGGCGGACCCGAGCTTCCGCCAGCCGATGGCGATCGTCGTGATCGGCGGCTTGCTCGCCTCCACGTTGCTGAGCCTGATCGTGATTCCGGTGATCTTCACTTACGTGGACGATCTGGAACGGTGGTTGCGCCGCCGGTTCAGGCACGCCACGGGGGTGCGGGAAGCCGCTTTAGCGAAGGATACGGCCGCGCCATGA